From one Diachasmimorpha longicaudata isolate KC_UGA_2023 chromosome 8, iyDiaLong2, whole genome shotgun sequence genomic stretch:
- the LOC135165269 gene encoding far upstream element-binding protein 1 isoform X4 — MSDYSAVAPPQNFSQSSAFAAALQRAKQIAAKINPGGTQGTEGKLKRSLEDGPEPEAKKLAPDPLMNLRAPSMGDPSSGRSSSLASSPPHGVSGMGGICNEDIRVPDKMVGLIIGRGGEQITRLQSETGCKIQMAPESGGLPDRVCTLTGSREAVNRAKDLVLSIVNQRCRAEGVGDMNIGGNSSSNSGSGGGGGGGGGGGGSMMSGHPGSVEIMIPGPKVGLIIGKGGETIKQLQEKSGAKMVVIQDGPSQEQEKPLRITGDPPKVEYAKQLVYELIAEKEMQMFRGPRGGGPPGSNDRSGSFSSDNGYSHPSSNSDGVEVLVPRAAVGVVIGKGGDMIKKIQSETGARVQFQQGREDGPGDRKCLLSGKPQAVEQARQRIQELIDSVNRRDDRNPQGPRGPRGNGFGSGRPNEYGGWDRRQGGGGPPGAGGGPMGDKIETTYSVPSTKCGIIIGKGGETIKQINQQTGAHCELDRRNQGSENDKIFIIRGAPEQVEHAKRIFSEKLGMGPGGTPYGGGQGAIGYNPSWNAGGSYQTWPGAGQQPNEANTPVQPVQVNPQTGQPDYSAQWAEYYRSLGMHREAEMIEQQSKQAKPDQQQPAPPGAQAGGAGQPQQQVQANPQQQANAAQNGGQQQADYSAQWAEYYRSLGKVKEAEVIEAQMKAGKLGAAANQMAQPQMQQQQAIPAQPANPQSGAPNAFPHAYGAYPGLNAGSTPAAYYPGGGGAAAPQQQPGQQNPAFAGGYQNYPYSQPNSDN, encoded by the exons atgagtgatTACTCAGCGGTAGCTCCGCCACAAAATTTCAGCCAGAGCTCGGCTTTTGCCGCGGCTCTACAGCGTGCCAAACAG ATTGCAGCTAAGATAAATCCAGGAGGCACACAGGGTACCGAAGGAAAACTTAAACGATCACTTGAGGATGGTCCAG AACCTGAGGCCAAGAAATTAGCACCCGATCCTCTAATGAACCTTCGTGCGCCATCGATGGGAGATCCAAGCAGTGGACGATCAAGCTCCCTAGCTTCGTCGCCGCCTCACGGAGTCAGTGGTATGGGTGGTATCTGCAATGAAGATATTCGAGTCCCTGATAAAATGGTTGGATTGA tAATTGGAAGAGGTGGCGAACAAATAACGAGATTGCAAAGTGAAACAGGATGTAAAATACAAATGGCGCCCGAAAGTGGCGGTCTACCGGACCGTGTTTGCACTCTAACTGGTTCACGAGAGGCTGTCAA TAGGGCGAAGGATCTCGTGCTTTCCATTGTCAATCAGAGGTGCAGGGCTGAGGGCGTTGGAGACATGAATATTGGAGGAAACTCTAGTAGTAACTCGGGAagcggtggtggtggtggaggtggCGGTGGAGGTGGCGGTTCCATGATGAGTGGGCATCCGGGATCGGTGGAGATCATGATTCCAGGCCCAAAGGTTGGATTGATCATTGGAAAGGGTGGTGAAACTATTAAGCAACTACAGGAAAAGTCTGGAGCCAAGATGGTGGTTATTCAGGATGGACCTTCCCAGGAACAGGAGAAACCTTTAAGAATAACCGGGGATCCTCCAAAAGTCGAATATGCTAAGCAACTAGTGTACGAGCTGATAGCTGAGAAGGAGATGCAAATGTTCCGAGGCCCCAGAGGTGGTGGTCCTCCAGGTTCCAACGATCGTTCCGGAAGTTTCTCCAGTGACAATGGTTACAGCCATCCGTCATCGAACTCCGATGGAGTTGAGGTTCTGGTTCCTCGTGCAGCCGTAGGTGTTGTGATTGGAAAGGGTGGAGATATGATCAAAAAAATACAGTCCGAGACAGGGGCACGAGTACAATTTCAGCAAGGTCGTGAAGATGGCCCTGGTGACAGGAAGTGCCTGCTCTCTGGTAAGCCTCAGGCAGTTGAACAAGCTCGCCAGAGGATTCAGGAGCTCATCGACAGTGTAAAT aggAGAGACGATAGGAATCCACAGGGACCTAGGGGACCCAGAGGCAATGGTTTTGGCAGTGGACGGCCTAATGAATATGGAGGATGGGACAGACGTCAAGGGGGTGGAGGCCCTCCTGGTGCTGGAGGTGGCCCCATGGGGGATAAAATCGAAACCACGTACTCCGTTCCCTCCACCAAGTGTGGCATTATCATTGGAAAag GTGGTGAAACGATAAAGCAGATAAACCAACAGACAGGTGCCCACTGTGAATTGGATCGTAGAAATCAAGGaagtgaaaatgataaaatattcataattcgTGGTGCCCCGGAGCAAGTGGAGCACGCGAAGagaatattcagtgaaaaattgggAATGGGCCCTGGTGGTACACCTTACGGTGGTGGGCAGGGTGCAATTGGCTACAACCCAAGCTGGAATGCAGGAGGTAGTTATCAGACGTGGCCAGGGGCTGGCCAACAGCCGAACGAGGCCAACACTCCTGTGCAACCGGTTCAAGTTAATCCACAGACAGGACAGCCTGACTACAGTGCTCAATGGGCTGAGTATTATCGTTCACTGGGTATGCACAGAGAGGCGGAGATGATTGAACAGCAATCGAAGCAGGCTAAACCTGATCAGCAACAGCCAGCACCCCCTGGGGCGCAGGCTGGTGGTGCTGGACAGCCACAGCAACAGGTGCAGGCTAATCCACAGCAGCAGGCTAATGCTGCACAAAATGGTGGACAGCAGCAAGCAGATTACAGTGCACAGTGGGCCGAGTACTACAGGAGCCTGGGAAAGGTCAAGGAGGCTGAGGTCATTGAGGCTCAAATGAAGGCTGGAAAG TTGGGTGCAGCAGCCAATCAAATGGCGCAGCCCCAGATGCAACAACAGCAGGCAATACCAGCTCAACCAGCGAATCCCCAATCAGGTGCACCCAATGCATTTCCCCACGCCTATGGAGCCTATCCAGGACTAAATGCCGGCTCAACACCTGCTGCCTACTACCCTGGTGGCGGTGGTGCAGCTGCACCACAGCAACAGCCTGGCCAGCAGAATCCAGCGTTCGCTGGTGGATACCAAAACTATCCATACTCACAACCCAACTCCGACAACTAA
- the LOC135165269 gene encoding far upstream element-binding protein 1 isoform X6, which translates to MSDYSAVAPPQNFSQSSAFAAALQRAKQIAAKINPGGTQGTEGKLKRSLEDGPVEPEAKKLAPDPLMNLRAPSMGDPSSGRSSSLASSPPHGVSVIGRGGEQITRLQSETGCKIQMAPESGGLPDRVCTLTGSREAVNRAKDLVLSIVNQRCRAEGVGDMNIGGNSSSNSGSGGGGGGGGGGGGSMMSGHPGSVEIMIPGPKVGLIIGKGGETIKQLQEKSGAKMVVIQDGPSQEQEKPLRITGDPPKVEYAKQLVYELIAEKEMQMFRGPRGGGPPGSNDRSGSFSSDNGYSHPSSNSDGVEVLVPRAAVGVVIGKGGDMIKKIQSETGARVQFQQGREDGPGDRKCLLSGKPQAVEQARQRIQELIDSVNRRDDRNPQGPRGPRGNGFGSGRPNEYGGWDRRQGGGGPPGAGGGPMGDKIETTYSVPSTKCGIIIGKGGETIKQINQQTGAHCELDRRNQGSENDKIFIIRGAPEQVEHAKRIFSEKLGMGPGGTPYGGGQGAIGYNPSWNAGGSYQTWPGAGQQPNEANTPVQPVQVNPQTGQPDYSAQWAEYYRSLGMHREAEMIEQQSKQAKPDQQQPAPPGAQAGGAGQPQQQVQANPQQQANAAQNGGQQQADYSAQWAEYYRSLGKVKEAEVIEAQMKAGKLGAAANQMAQPQMQQQQAIPAQPANPQSGAPNAFPHAYGAYPGLNAGSTPAAYYPGGGGAAAPQQQPGQQNPAFAGGYQNYPYSQPNSDN; encoded by the exons atgagtgatTACTCAGCGGTAGCTCCGCCACAAAATTTCAGCCAGAGCTCGGCTTTTGCCGCGGCTCTACAGCGTGCCAAACAG ATTGCAGCTAAGATAAATCCAGGAGGCACACAGGGTACCGAAGGAAAACTTAAACGATCACTTGAGGATGGTCCAG TAGAACCTGAGGCCAAGAAATTAGCACCCGATCCTCTAATGAACCTTCGTGCGCCATCGATGGGAGATCCAAGCAGTGGACGATCAAGCTCCCTAGCTTCGTCGCCGCCTCACGGAGTCAGTG tAATTGGAAGAGGTGGCGAACAAATAACGAGATTGCAAAGTGAAACAGGATGTAAAATACAAATGGCGCCCGAAAGTGGCGGTCTACCGGACCGTGTTTGCACTCTAACTGGTTCACGAGAGGCTGTCAA TAGGGCGAAGGATCTCGTGCTTTCCATTGTCAATCAGAGGTGCAGGGCTGAGGGCGTTGGAGACATGAATATTGGAGGAAACTCTAGTAGTAACTCGGGAagcggtggtggtggtggaggtggCGGTGGAGGTGGCGGTTCCATGATGAGTGGGCATCCGGGATCGGTGGAGATCATGATTCCAGGCCCAAAGGTTGGATTGATCATTGGAAAGGGTGGTGAAACTATTAAGCAACTACAGGAAAAGTCTGGAGCCAAGATGGTGGTTATTCAGGATGGACCTTCCCAGGAACAGGAGAAACCTTTAAGAATAACCGGGGATCCTCCAAAAGTCGAATATGCTAAGCAACTAGTGTACGAGCTGATAGCTGAGAAGGAGATGCAAATGTTCCGAGGCCCCAGAGGTGGTGGTCCTCCAGGTTCCAACGATCGTTCCGGAAGTTTCTCCAGTGACAATGGTTACAGCCATCCGTCATCGAACTCCGATGGAGTTGAGGTTCTGGTTCCTCGTGCAGCCGTAGGTGTTGTGATTGGAAAGGGTGGAGATATGATCAAAAAAATACAGTCCGAGACAGGGGCACGAGTACAATTTCAGCAAGGTCGTGAAGATGGCCCTGGTGACAGGAAGTGCCTGCTCTCTGGTAAGCCTCAGGCAGTTGAACAAGCTCGCCAGAGGATTCAGGAGCTCATCGACAGTGTAAAT aggAGAGACGATAGGAATCCACAGGGACCTAGGGGACCCAGAGGCAATGGTTTTGGCAGTGGACGGCCTAATGAATATGGAGGATGGGACAGACGTCAAGGGGGTGGAGGCCCTCCTGGTGCTGGAGGTGGCCCCATGGGGGATAAAATCGAAACCACGTACTCCGTTCCCTCCACCAAGTGTGGCATTATCATTGGAAAag GTGGTGAAACGATAAAGCAGATAAACCAACAGACAGGTGCCCACTGTGAATTGGATCGTAGAAATCAAGGaagtgaaaatgataaaatattcataattcgTGGTGCCCCGGAGCAAGTGGAGCACGCGAAGagaatattcagtgaaaaattgggAATGGGCCCTGGTGGTACACCTTACGGTGGTGGGCAGGGTGCAATTGGCTACAACCCAAGCTGGAATGCAGGAGGTAGTTATCAGACGTGGCCAGGGGCTGGCCAACAGCCGAACGAGGCCAACACTCCTGTGCAACCGGTTCAAGTTAATCCACAGACAGGACAGCCTGACTACAGTGCTCAATGGGCTGAGTATTATCGTTCACTGGGTATGCACAGAGAGGCGGAGATGATTGAACAGCAATCGAAGCAGGCTAAACCTGATCAGCAACAGCCAGCACCCCCTGGGGCGCAGGCTGGTGGTGCTGGACAGCCACAGCAACAGGTGCAGGCTAATCCACAGCAGCAGGCTAATGCTGCACAAAATGGTGGACAGCAGCAAGCAGATTACAGTGCACAGTGGGCCGAGTACTACAGGAGCCTGGGAAAGGTCAAGGAGGCTGAGGTCATTGAGGCTCAAATGAAGGCTGGAAAG TTGGGTGCAGCAGCCAATCAAATGGCGCAGCCCCAGATGCAACAACAGCAGGCAATACCAGCTCAACCAGCGAATCCCCAATCAGGTGCACCCAATGCATTTCCCCACGCCTATGGAGCCTATCCAGGACTAAATGCCGGCTCAACACCTGCTGCCTACTACCCTGGTGGCGGTGGTGCAGCTGCACCACAGCAACAGCCTGGCCAGCAGAATCCAGCGTTCGCTGGTGGATACCAAAACTATCCATACTCACAACCCAACTCCGACAACTAA